The Lactuca sativa cultivar Salinas chromosome 2, Lsat_Salinas_v11, whole genome shotgun sequence genome includes the window caattctgtcgattctcagttcgacatgccactgacccgaaaagccttcatcttccatgcttttgataacgttgctgatgtccctcatcctcatccaaaggttgatagggcaCTTGTCGAATTCTATTTGAAGTCTGCTCAACCatagtatcagacttggagcgctcagaaaatcatcaacgttcgggtcctcaagccgtttcgtgaggggaacttcacgaaTGTTCGGTTCAAAGTGTTGAGGGGCTTTGCTAAAACCGAACATGCgatatcacttgctgatcttcccaacgtgaatccacatgattagattattttgcataacatcctcctcaccaacgaagctaagtatggtccaattattgatcatttcaaaaggatgctcgtatgctacattatggaggttgccaagatggatcaggagatcgctagcatcttcaagaaaaagcctactatctcTCATGTGggctctgctagtgatttgaacatgatgtAGATGGGAAGAATTGACCCGAAGCAGAATtatgtcatgtttacaaggaacaaaggccaaaaatgcctgttcgccttggcggataagcacctttacaccactgcatgcttggaacatgttctgggaatcattcatcgatgcaagcagaattcagcagatgacaagaagtattttgatgacatgattcagtggtacattcgcttcagacagaccatccttgctctcatcccatgtatgtttgaaaccactaagaaagttcctgcagctggacccagcaagccgaagtgatagtctcgctccaattgacgcaaagggggagattgtagggtctaaaaggtgttgcgtcttgggctcgctatttagtgcatttagtctccggattgggccagtccatccgtgagttataaCTAggattttgtatttataggtgcttgcatgcatcctagtacgAAGCATTTTTTTAAAAGTCAATTACTCTGAAAGATTTaatctttatcgtttgtaaccctaacagcctctacaacggaagttctttatcgagctctactgaggcttgaatctattgaatcattcgacatattttgattcattcttgtgttttatattacTGTTTAtcgtttttgtgattaacctgttagaagatctaaacgatcaaagagttgaatttcagtgtaacccatgttataaaacatggagaacaactgtcccaccgaaatggattcagggttaaccctagactcatcaggttcaaaccctaaaagcgaacagaatcactgtttggagatggaggccttgtgatcaagaatgtcgaagaagattcgatcgacagacttgtcatagtgggctgtGGAGAAGATTTGGGATagacactccattggaacagtGTCGACTTTGGTAAGTGCTGGAACCAGTGGCGAATGCTTGAGACATTCCACGATTGGAAACATGAACGCATCGTAAGCTtgtggagtgagatcgatgatcaggctttgttgaggacggattGGTAGAAtatgagaagtagcatgaactgaagagGAGTCCGCCATTGAATAGAAGAATTtggggaagatgatgaacagtaggagAAACAAATCTTTTCTTGCGCTCTGAATATTTGGTGCAATAAAGAGGTAAATAACGGtagaagttaccttttataccgtggtaagaagagagagaaaaatctgttcccaaatcttcaaagaAAATGCGAAGCGTTTACTTAGGTGATTGACACGTGACAGTTTAGAGCCCCGATGATTACACAGGAGAGAGAAAGACTGTCCCGTTTCACACGCCTTctcatcaggcgccgtttgaaatgtcaaaaacggttccgcttcacacgccttcccatcaagcgccgtttgaaatattAAAGTGATTAGACTTTCGGCCGAGTCAacaacttatccctttagagtgagctGTCGTCATAGAGCAAAATGACCATGTGTAACATTGTGAGCCATACCTCTTTTATAACCTTAAATCTCATAGCCAAAAATAGCTTGTAATTAACGAAACCGgatttatggaaaatcaaaaagattttcgtgcatagagtgtaaaagaaaaagaaataaagcaacacatatttgggaaattgtgatgtcaataaagacacgaaacaatggatccaaggcacgaatctcttccttcaaggtcaagagagaccttaaagtgtttgtgtggtttcctgctgaattacgatcaaacacttattaagaagtgttgaaaggaatcttttaataaggctaatttgggAGGCTTGCGCTTCAGTTcaaaattcctgatcttgacataagacagaaatcgactgaagtacttgtgagaccaatgtggtctgttgaacaagtaggtgtgaagagaatttaagtggcatgttgaaaatacttttaggtgaaatctcagaaaaaattaaaactggattctaagggaagaaatgttatgggatttaacaatttcataagaatcacacaaaaagaaaatttaGAGATTCCAAGGTACAACCCCATGGGTGACTTCGTTAATTCATTACTAAAAACtaaagcaaatttaattgttcaccgtcaatgcattgtaggtattgaattgtaggtttcacttagcacgtagtggcacgaagctaagatcataaacacagaaattgtgtaaccataaatctcagtggtaattgctgagagtctcaagggttatgtgtatgaagcgaataggatggagaaaaatattaaagatggtgtaaagaaaccaaagtacctctgctgttaaaataaggaccaagcagaaaactcttatctcatgtgagaagagagtaaggtagctcatgattagaataaatataacaGCCTAATTGGGAATACAAGGTTTggatataccaagtcagtaaggctattattcagaatcaggtgaggctttggacaacatacaacagcatgcttctagggacacttaactattaaaaGACGTGAGAATAATACCTGCCCCATTAATTAACcacaaatgataaaaaaaaattaaataataataaaaaaataatgaacaaaccaaaaaatatttttggagtttttgattcaaagagaaaaacaaaaataaaaaatttttggaaccgaacacgaaatagaccgaacgctcggttcatttcggtttcaaaaaaaatgtttgaaaaagaaaaagaattggaAAATAAGAGAGAAATTTATCATGATGAAACCCTAGACAGAATTCCAATTCGTCACCATAAACCCCGTCAGCTCTCCCTCATCCTACTCGATCTTCTACTAAGtaatcaattagggtttcatacatTATTTGCTTACCTGCAGTCCGAGTCATGGACGCCCAAAGAGCCTTGCTAGATGAGCTCATGGGTTCAGCTCGCAATTTGACTGAAGAAGAGAGAAGGGGACACAAGGAGATCTCTTGGGATGATAAGGAAGTATGTGGCTTCTACATGGTGAAATTTTGCCCACACGATCTACTCGTGAACACTCGAAGTGATCTAGGTCCATGCCCTAAAATCCATGATCCGAAGTTGAAAGAAAGCTTTGAGAGCTCTCTAAGGCATTACTTTTATGTGCCAAGATTTGAAGCAGAACTTGCTCATTTCTGTGAAAAATTGGTGATGGACTTAGATAGGAGAGTTAGACGTGGACGTGAGAGACTTGCTCAAGAGGTTGaagttcctcctcctcctccaattccAGCTGAGAAATCCGAACAACTATCTGTTTTAGAAGAAAAAATCAAGAACCTTCTAGAATCAGTGGAGGCACTTGGGGAAGCTGGCAAGGTGGATGAAGCTGAAGCACTCATGAGAAAGGTGGATCTGCTTAACATTGAGAAAACAGCATTGACCCTTCAACCACAGAATGAAAAAGTTCTAATGCTTGCTAGAGAAAAGAAAATGGCTCTTTGTGAAACATGTGGTTCCTTTTTTATAGCAAATGATGCTCTTGAAAGAACCCAATCCCATGTCACTGGAAAACAGCATATCGGTTATGGATTGGTCAGAGATTTCCTTTTTGAATACAAAGAGGCAAATGAGAAGGCAAGGGTAGAGGAAAAAGAAATTGAAGTTAAGCACAGAACTGGATCTACTGACAGGGACAAGAACCGTTACAGTGACAGGTCATCACGTGATCAAAACCGAGGATCTCGGGATTCTGGAAGAACATCGGATCGTAGGGCCCACAACAATAGTTACAGAAATGGAGGTGGTGGGGACAGGAGAGGGGATAGATACAGGGATAGAAGCAGGTCTCATTCCCCTAGACATGGTGGAAGAAGAAGGTCATCCAGAAGTCCGTATTAGTAAGAGAGAAAGATTgtagaaaaatcaaaaatgtCAAAGTCAGAAGAGCTTTGTTGAGATATAACTAAAGGAGAAAAAGAGTCTTAAGGGAGTTTTATACAAAATAGAACACAAATATTTGGTGAAAGAAATCATCATGATGGTTTTCCCATGGTTTGA containing:
- the LOC111916240 gene encoding uncharacterized protein LOC111916240, which gives rise to MDAQRALLDELMGSARNLTEEERRGHKEISWDDKEVCGFYMVKFCPHDLLVNTRSDLGPCPKIHDPKLKESFESSLRHYFYVPRFEAELAHFCEKLVMDLDRRVRRGRERLAQEVEVPPPPPIPAEKSEQLSVLEEKIKNLLESVEALGEAGKVDEAEALMRKVDLLNIEKTALTLQPQNEKVLMLAREKKMALCETCGSFFIANDALERTQSHVTGKQHIGYGLVRDFLFEYKEANEKARVEEKEIEVKHRTGSTDRDKNRYSDRSSRDQNRGSRDSGRTSDRRAHNNSYRNGGGGDRRGDRYRDRSRSHSPRHGGRRRSSRSPY